The following coding sequences are from one uncultured Desulfobacter sp. window:
- a CDS encoding DUF294 nucleotidyltransferase-like domain-containing protein produces the protein MTLRHKKLMTLIYNNIEEENGEKFTSGIVVSTVLGVVSIVMFIVSFYAVIIPMFERSVMDRKKEMIHELTNTAWSVLSEYDEAYKAGRIALDEAKALATKEVGRMRYGKAQKNYFWITTTDPVMISHPYRSDLNGENLVDYADQHGNKLFADAAALVDEKGEGIIQYYWQKKDDASREVPKLSYVKGYPEWNWIVGTGIYLDDVRLEIKRLRDRLLRISILVIGIIIVILVYVLKQTRIIERKRRDAVNELRLSNQRYKSLVGASTEGTLMVVEQKVVFANSKFISLLDTEAESLVGTDFSQLFQLSWDEMVSGIKNPNQTHAFETELLLSKAGYQHIVAYVTQVEHADSTAYIVVIKNITEKNRLRLDTQKLSEDVQLSLQLMNQPVKNLVNENIHCDINMPIGKVILLMKNKRSEIISVTSSEETVGVVTDKDIRNRLINDSIAMDSPIVKIMTSPVIEINQGALLYEAVLLFREHNISHLMVTNHNNRIYGNISYLKCLEMQNNSLTFLIQEIQNCDVINDMRHIYNKVPVLIQAIFTSTDNISSVSRIITSIADAINKRVIEMAIAEVGQPPCDFAFIAMGSEGRGEQTLKTDQDNAIIFAEASDDNKQYFLRLSMVINENLHKIGYARCEGDLMAGNPEWCNHVDEWKDIFSTWINNPVGLNVLDGSLFFDMRLVFGDQRLSSQLIDFVYEELKGKDEFFSQLIKTVASSKPAFENQRVDVKKFLIPIVGYLRAKALFYSIKQTNSMMRLNYLMAYDLISESKAQEIEKMYNFLMHLRIKCQVSLILDNDWPSNSISLNNLTAIEQETLRNIIKEVQKLQEELQTIL, from the coding sequence ATGACATTGAGACACAAGAAGCTGATGACATTGATATACAACAATATCGAAGAAGAAAATGGTGAAAAGTTTACATCGGGCATAGTCGTATCAACGGTATTGGGTGTCGTAAGTATCGTCATGTTTATTGTTTCGTTTTACGCAGTTATTATTCCAATGTTTGAGCGCAGTGTCATGGATCGAAAAAAGGAGATGATCCATGAATTGACCAATACGGCCTGGAGTGTTTTGTCCGAATATGATGAGGCATATAAAGCCGGCAGGATAGCCCTGGATGAAGCGAAGGCTTTGGCTACCAAAGAGGTGGGCCGAATGAGATACGGAAAAGCGCAAAAGAATTACTTCTGGATTACGACCACTGATCCTGTAATGATTAGTCATCCATATCGTTCGGACTTAAACGGGGAAAATCTGGTTGATTATGCAGACCAGCATGGGAATAAATTGTTTGCCGATGCCGCTGCTCTAGTCGATGAGAAAGGCGAGGGGATCATCCAATACTATTGGCAGAAAAAAGATGACGCGTCACGCGAAGTGCCGAAATTATCATATGTGAAAGGGTATCCTGAGTGGAATTGGATCGTTGGCACCGGTATTTATCTTGATGACGTAAGGCTGGAGATAAAAAGGTTAAGGGATCGATTGTTACGAATATCGATCCTTGTTATTGGTATTATCATTGTCATCCTTGTGTATGTATTAAAGCAGACCCGAATAATTGAGAGAAAACGAAGAGATGCCGTTAATGAATTAAGATTGTCCAACCAGAGGTATAAGAGCCTGGTGGGCGCCTCAACCGAAGGCACCTTGATGGTGGTTGAACAAAAGGTCGTATTTGCCAACAGCAAATTTATAAGTTTGCTCGACACCGAAGCCGAGTCGCTGGTTGGCACTGATTTTTCACAGCTGTTTCAATTGAGTTGGGATGAAATGGTTTCGGGAATTAAAAATCCCAATCAAACACATGCATTTGAGACCGAGCTTTTATTATCCAAAGCCGGTTACCAACATATTGTGGCTTATGTAACACAGGTGGAGCACGCTGACAGCACGGCATACATCGTTGTTATAAAAAATATCACCGAAAAAAACAGGCTTCGGCTTGATACCCAGAAATTATCTGAGGATGTTCAACTTTCGCTTCAATTAATGAACCAACCCGTAAAGAATCTGGTCAATGAAAATATTCATTGTGATATAAATATGCCCATCGGAAAAGTTATTCTTCTGATGAAGAATAAGCGCAGTGAAATCATAAGCGTAACAAGCAGTGAGGAGACCGTCGGTGTCGTAACAGATAAAGATATCCGGAATCGTTTGATAAACGATTCAATTGCCATGGATAGTCCGATAGTGAAAATAATGACATCGCCGGTAATCGAGATCAACCAGGGGGCCTTATTGTACGAAGCCGTGCTGCTATTCAGGGAGCACAACATTTCCCACCTTATGGTTACCAATCATAATAATCGGATTTACGGCAACATCAGTTATCTCAAATGTCTTGAAATGCAGAATAATTCATTGACATTTTTAATACAGGAAATACAAAATTGTGATGTTATCAATGATATGCGTCACATATATAATAAAGTACCGGTGCTCATTCAGGCCATATTTACCAGTACGGATAATATCAGCAGCGTATCACGGATCATCACTTCAATCGCTGATGCCATCAACAAGCGCGTGATAGAGATGGCGATCGCCGAAGTGGGACAGCCGCCCTGTGATTTTGCATTCATCGCCATGGGAAGCGAAGGGCGTGGAGAGCAAACACTTAAAACCGATCAGGATAATGCCATTATTTTTGCCGAGGCATCTGATGATAACAAACAATACTTTTTGCGGCTTTCGATGGTAATAAATGAAAACCTTCACAAAATAGGTTATGCCCGCTGCGAAGGGGATCTGATGGCAGGGAACCCTGAATGGTGCAATCATGTTGATGAATGGAAGGATATATTTTCAACATGGATCAACAATCCTGTGGGGTTGAATGTCCTTGACGGATCTCTGTTTTTTGATATGCGTTTGGTCTTTGGAGACCAGCGGCTGTCATCCCAGCTGATTGATTTTGTATATGAAGAACTGAAAGGTAAAGATGAATTCTTCAGTCAGTTGATTAAAACCGTCGCCTCAAGCAAACCGGCCTTTGAAAATCAGCGTGTTGACGTCAAAAAGTTTTTGATTCCAATTGTCGGGTATTTAAGAGCCAAGGCGTTGTTCTATTCCATAAAACAAACCAATAGCATGATGCGGTTAAACTATTTGATGGCATATGATTTAATTTCTGAAAGCAAGGCCCAGGAGATTGAAAAAATGTATAATTTTCTTATGCATCTTCGCATAAAGTGCCAGGTAAGCCTTATACTTGATAATGACTGGCCCTCCAATTCAATCTCGTTAAATAATCTTACGGCAATTGAGCAGGAGACGCTTAGAAATATTATTAAAGAGGTGCAGAAACTGCAGGAAGAATTGCAAACTATCCTTTAA
- a CDS encoding sigma 54-interacting transcriptional regulator: MLEYTPIAQFAIGTDHKVKVWNKACEVLTGVLSEDIIGTDHQWKIFYSKKRPVLADLVVEQDYDKFLEKYGTKNPAQSSIVPNAWEATDFFENFNGKPRYIYFLAAPVFDDEGSITGAVTTLQDITLRKMQEKAMKRESEELQQQYSLLQSSMGERFKFCNIVGKSQKMQEVYDIIVRAAASSDSVVIHGESGVGKELVAKAIHDISQRKNAPFIPVNCGAISESLLENEFFGHVKGAFTGAYSDKNGFLSNVQGGTLFLDEVGELSLNMQVKLLRAIEGGGYSPVGSTEVLHSDFRIVAASNQNLWEEVQKGHLRSDFFYRLYVIPVDIPPLRERKEDLALLADYFFSQMESTFHFDALPGKDIKALYKYHWPGNVRELQNVLRRYVTFNNLDFMSLPDIDPPVIQPQPPPGVFSVSDSVTDLPLTDAAARFEKQLILSALNNCRWHREKAAEKLGVSRRTLYRKMMSHGLVSAI; encoded by the coding sequence GTGCTTGAATATACGCCGATTGCCCAGTTTGCCATAGGGACCGACCACAAGGTAAAGGTTTGGAACAAAGCCTGTGAAGTGCTCACCGGCGTTCTATCCGAGGATATTATCGGAACCGACCACCAGTGGAAAATTTTTTATTCCAAAAAACGGCCTGTTCTGGCGGATCTTGTGGTCGAGCAGGACTATGATAAATTCCTCGAAAAATATGGCACAAAAAATCCCGCCCAGTCCAGCATCGTGCCCAATGCCTGGGAAGCAACCGATTTTTTTGAAAATTTTAACGGAAAACCACGATACATATATTTTTTAGCGGCTCCTGTTTTTGATGATGAGGGGAGTATCACGGGTGCCGTCACGACGCTTCAGGATATAACGCTTCGTAAAATGCAGGAAAAAGCAATGAAGCGTGAGTCCGAAGAGCTCCAGCAGCAGTACTCATTGCTGCAGTCTTCAATGGGTGAACGCTTCAAGTTCTGCAATATCGTCGGCAAGAGCCAAAAAATGCAGGAGGTCTATGACATCATCGTGCGGGCGGCAGCCAGTTCCGACAGTGTTGTGATTCACGGTGAATCCGGGGTTGGAAAAGAACTGGTTGCAAAGGCGATACATGATATCAGCCAAAGAAAAAATGCCCCCTTTATACCCGTCAACTGTGGTGCCATCTCCGAATCTCTTCTGGAAAATGAGTTTTTCGGCCATGTAAAAGGGGCCTTTACCGGTGCCTATAGTGATAAAAATGGCTTTTTATCCAATGTACAGGGCGGCACCTTGTTTCTTGATGAAGTGGGTGAGCTCTCCTTGAACATGCAGGTTAAGCTTTTGCGGGCAATTGAGGGCGGCGGCTATTCTCCGGTCGGAAGCACCGAGGTGCTGCATTCTGATTTCAGGATTGTTGCCGCAAGTAACCAGAATTTGTGGGAGGAGGTTCAAAAAGGGCATCTGCGCAGCGATTTTTTTTACCGCTTATATGTCATCCCGGTGGATATCCCGCCCTTGAGGGAACGCAAGGAAGATCTTGCCCTGCTTGCCGACTATTTTTTCAGCCAGATGGAGTCCACGTTTCATTTTGACGCCTTGCCCGGAAAAGACATAAAGGCCTTATATAAATACCATTGGCCCGGAAATGTAAGGGAATTGCAGAATGTGCTTCGCAGGTACGTTACCTTTAATAATCTTGATTTTATGTCGCTTCCGGACATTGATCCCCCGGTCATCCAGCCCCAGCCGCCTCCGGGGGTTTTCTCCGTTTCCGATTCCGTCACAGACCTTCCACTGACGGACGCCGCTGCCCGGTTCGAAAAGCAGCTGATCCTATCCGCACTGAATAACTGTCGTTGGCACAGGGAAAAAGCGGCTGAAAAATTAGGTGTTTCCCGCAGGACGCTCTACCGCAAAATGATGTCCCACGGGCTGGTGAGCGCGATATAG
- the satP gene encoding acetate uptake transporter — MRDETLANPGPLGLMGFGMTTVLLNIHNAGFFEISAMILAMGLFYGGMAQIIAGILEFKKGNTFGVTAFISYGHFWLTLVALILLPKLGWADPTPAKFMACYLFMWGIFTLFMFFGTLKSNKGLQFVFASLTVLFFLLAIKDWTGSHLIGIIAGFEGIICGLSAIYLAMAEVLNEQYKRVVIPIGVP, encoded by the coding sequence ATGAGAGACGAGACGTTGGCAAATCCGGGACCTCTCGGATTAATGGGATTCGGAATGACAACTGTGCTGTTAAATATTCATAACGCAGGTTTCTTTGAAATCAGCGCTATGATTCTGGCAATGGGTCTTTTTTACGGGGGAATGGCCCAGATCATCGCCGGTATTCTTGAATTCAAAAAGGGCAATACCTTTGGTGTTACCGCTTTCATATCCTATGGTCACTTTTGGCTGACGCTTGTAGCACTTATTTTGTTACCCAAACTCGGTTGGGCCGATCCCACCCCCGCAAAATTCATGGCTTGCTATCTGTTCATGTGGGGCATCTTCACCCTGTTCATGTTTTTCGGGACACTAAAATCCAACAAAGGTCTTCAATTTGTGTTTGCATCATTGACAGTGCTGTTCTTTCTGCTTGCAATCAAAGATTGGACCGGTTCCCATCTTATCGGCATCATTGCAGGCTTTGAAGGAATCATCTGCGGACTGAGCGCTATTTATCTTGCCATGGCCGAAGTGCTCAACGAACAATATAAAAGAGTTGTTATTCCGATAGGCGTACCCTAA
- a CDS encoding cation acetate symporter, whose translation MIYNASPFAVAIFVAFVLGVLWLSSYFAKKTTTSSGYYAAGGDIHWGVNGIAFAGDYLSAASFLGICGMIAFSGYDGFLYSIGYLAGWVVALFIVAEPMKRLGKYTFTDALNNKYNSRGIHLTAAISTLIVSICYLVPQMVGAGSLVTPLLGMPHYVGVILVGAIVIFIVATAGMASTTYVQFFKGGLLIVFSSVLTIAIFMHGIKNPPAEEYHKFQTINATVMNGEVTAIDNYEYQIAGTHSDAKGTYVKLNKEGVSTWWHLIEDDGNTHLEEALTVVNTKDGQVLYNGEPKEAEKFFQVGHVSKIMVDGEEVTETGPVSPFKFLTTIEASTIVRFNKVVFMDQGEKVQLWHQNPTAGEDIMRPGLRFKVDKGSTFMSKLDFVSLMIALFFGTSALPHILIRYYTVPSPKAARKSTILAIAAIGFFYVLTLFMGLGAMANGVLDVQSSNMAGPLLARFFGIALFSIISAIAFATVLGTVSGLIVAASGAVAHDLIANYFGIPLTDKGQVKAGKIAAVVVGVFAILLGIAFKGINVSFLVGLAFAVAASANLPAILMMLFWKKTTAKGISASIVVGIISAMTIILLSPKTFTVYGLLPESAPIAMNNPGIISIPLAFITLVVVSLMTQKDEVTTEKQVA comes from the coding sequence ATGATATACAACGCATCCCCGTTCGCAGTAGCAATCTTTGTCGCTTTTGTACTTGGTGTGCTCTGGCTGTCATCTTATTTTGCAAAAAAAACAACAACATCATCAGGGTATTATGCTGCCGGTGGAGATATCCACTGGGGCGTAAACGGTATTGCATTCGCAGGCGATTATCTTTCAGCCGCATCCTTCCTTGGGATCTGCGGGATGATCGCATTCAGCGGCTACGACGGATTTTTATATTCCATCGGTTATCTTGCCGGATGGGTCGTGGCGCTGTTTATCGTGGCCGAGCCCATGAAACGTCTTGGTAAATACACGTTTACGGATGCCCTCAACAATAAATACAATTCCCGGGGCATTCACCTGACGGCGGCCATCAGTACCCTGATCGTCTCCATATGTTATCTTGTGCCTCAAATGGTGGGCGCAGGAAGTCTTGTTACACCACTGCTCGGCATGCCCCATTACGTCGGGGTTATCCTCGTGGGCGCCATCGTTATCTTCATCGTGGCAACGGCAGGGATGGCATCAACCACCTATGTACAGTTCTTCAAAGGTGGTCTACTGATCGTTTTCTCCTCAGTTCTTACAATTGCCATATTTATGCACGGCATAAAAAACCCGCCGGCCGAAGAGTATCATAAATTTCAAACCATCAATGCCACGGTAATGAACGGAGAGGTTACGGCCATCGACAACTATGAGTACCAGATCGCCGGGACGCATAGTGACGCCAAGGGAACTTATGTGAAATTAAACAAAGAGGGTGTAAGTACCTGGTGGCACCTGATTGAAGACGATGGGAATACCCACCTTGAAGAGGCGCTTACGGTGGTAAACACCAAAGACGGGCAAGTGCTTTACAACGGCGAGCCCAAGGAAGCTGAAAAATTTTTCCAGGTCGGCCATGTAAGCAAAATCATGGTTGATGGAGAAGAGGTTACGGAAACAGGGCCCGTCAGCCCATTTAAATTCCTGACAACCATAGAAGCAAGCACTATCGTACGCTTCAACAAGGTGGTTTTCATGGACCAGGGCGAAAAAGTGCAGCTCTGGCATCAGAATCCCACAGCGGGTGAGGATATCATGAGACCTGGATTAAGGTTCAAGGTCGATAAGGGGTCAACCTTTATGTCCAAGCTTGATTTTGTCTCCCTTATGATCGCATTGTTCTTCGGCACCTCCGCCCTGCCCCATATTCTGATCAGGTATTATACGGTGCCCAGCCCAAAGGCCGCGCGTAAGTCAACGATCCTTGCCATCGCAGCCATCGGTTTCTTTTATGTCCTTACCCTTTTCATGGGACTTGGTGCCATGGCCAACGGCGTACTTGATGTGCAGAGCAGTAATATGGCCGGACCTCTTTTGGCTAGGTTCTTTGGTATAGCGTTATTCTCCATAATATCCGCCATCGCCTTTGCCACGGTTCTCGGGACGGTTTCCGGGCTTATTGTGGCGGCATCCGGTGCAGTTGCCCATGACCTGATTGCCAATTACTTCGGTATTCCATTGACCGATAAAGGCCAGGTAAAAGCGGGGAAAATCGCAGCAGTCGTGGTAGGCGTATTCGCCATATTGTTGGGAATCGCATTCAAAGGCATTAACGTATCGTTCCTCGTTGGGCTGGCCTTTGCGGTTGCCGCATCTGCAAACCTGCCGGCAATTTTAATGATGCTGTTCTGGAAGAAAACCACCGCAAAGGGTATTTCCGCATCCATCGTAGTGGGTATCATCAGCGCTATGACCATTATTTTATTGTCGCCCAAGACCTTTACGGTATATGGTCTACTCCCTGAAAGCGCTCCGATAGCTATGAATAACCCAGGTATCATCTCCATACCCCTTGCCTTTATTACACTGGTTGTTGTCTCTTTAATGACGCAAAAAGACGAGGTTACCACAGAAAAACAAGTGGCTTAA
- a CDS encoding DUF485 domain-containing protein: MSHGPATDWGEDKAIGFKTKLGLWLFLVYVLVYVGFIWINVASPKTMATIVFAGQNLAVVYGFGLIILAFVMGIIYDILCTNKEDELNVEDTDQ, translated from the coding sequence ATGTCACACGGGCCTGCAACTGATTGGGGAGAGGACAAAGCGATTGGCTTCAAAACTAAACTTGGGTTGTGGTTGTTTCTTGTTTACGTATTGGTATATGTCGGATTTATATGGATAAACGTTGCTAGTCCAAAGACAATGGCAACAATCGTTTTTGCCGGTCAAAATCTGGCAGTTGTATATGGTTTTGGCCTGATTATTCTGGCTTTCGTAATGGGAATCATTTACGATATTCTTTGCACCAATAAAGAAGATGAACTCAACGTGGAGGATACTGACCAATGA
- a CDS encoding AEC family transporter, which translates to MVSQILPIFFNVVTPVFALILTAYLLGGRLGIQSRSLSRTSYYLLVPAFVFNVLSQVKIDAVMAFKMMIGIVLVYMITGILGWTLARSMGRSKEIATAFLMTCIFGNVGNYGLALTKFCLGSEAMESATIYMLTTNTFSFFCCVMAAGWLKGGGTGAFKDLVKTPGITIVPLALVFPVSGIEPPIMLVRIAGLLGDAMIPVLLLALGLQLKEAGQLKFGSDVFLVSLIRLVAGPAIAFAVVPLVGLSGIEASAGILQSAMPSAVLTAIIAMENDVAPAFVTSVICVSTVLSLVSLTIVMALL; encoded by the coding sequence ATGGTTTCTCAAATTTTGCCCATTTTTTTTAACGTTGTTACCCCGGTGTTTGCCTTGATACTGACGGCCTATCTTCTTGGGGGCAGACTTGGGATTCAAAGCCGCTCCCTCTCCCGCACCAGTTATTATCTGCTTGTGCCGGCCTTTGTGTTCAACGTGCTCAGTCAGGTCAAAATTGATGCCGTCATGGCATTTAAAATGATGATCGGGATTGTACTGGTCTATATGATTACAGGTATTCTGGGGTGGACACTGGCAAGGAGTATGGGGCGAAGCAAAGAGATTGCCACAGCCTTTTTGATGACCTGTATTTTCGGCAATGTGGGTAATTACGGTCTGGCCCTGACAAAATTTTGCCTTGGTTCTGAAGCCATGGAAAGTGCGACCATTTATATGCTCACCACCAATACTTTCTCTTTTTTTTGCTGCGTGATGGCCGCGGGCTGGTTGAAAGGGGGCGGCACAGGGGCATTTAAAGATCTTGTTAAAACACCGGGGATCACGATTGTGCCGCTGGCTCTGGTCTTTCCCGTTTCAGGCATTGAACCCCCAATCATGCTGGTGCGCATTGCAGGACTGCTTGGTGATGCCATGATTCCAGTGCTTCTGCTGGCCCTGGGGTTGCAGCTTAAAGAGGCAGGACAATTAAAATTCGGCAGCGATGTCTTTCTGGTCAGCCTGATCCGGCTGGTCGCCGGGCCTGCCATCGCATTTGCCGTTGTTCCTCTGGTCGGGCTTTCGGGCATTGAAGCCTCTGCAGGCATTCTTCAGTCGGCCATGCCGTCCGCCGTGCTTACGGCCATTATTGCCATGGAAAATGATGTCGCGCCCGCATTTGTAACTTCCGTGATCTGTGTCTCCACCGTACTGAGTCTTGTCTCATTGACAATCGTTATGGCACTTCTTTGA
- a CDS encoding amidohydrolase family protein, which yields MSGKILKENGFSALSRPRRLPVQIATQISQKIRDGVFPPGTKLPSEAQIAGEFGVSRTAVREAIASLRQDGYVETQQGKGAFVSPDFEFKAFKIDSNELATLEDLRSVMELRIEMEVGGANMAARRRTHEQLCELSGVLKKMKQAMAAGKDFSGHEETFHRLVAQATHNKHYCDFIQFLSHRIRTSMAFETPEMSKDRRTAGKIFREYEEIYEAIRLGDPDKARRAAWYHVLRSAGRLGLRGLQGWEESRMTLISDSFIPTCAEADPNPGTPKLVVPRGACDCHAHILGPQSRYPYTPHRSYTPPDAPLTSYKEMLSALGLERAVIVQPSVYGTDNRATLDAIRQGGENFRAVVVVDENIDVKEMERMHEMGARGVRINLLFKSGIEVSDVKKLAEKIAPFGWHLQMLVDVSEFSELDTLANLPVDVVFDHMGHMPASLGVDHPGFKKMLGILERGNAWVKVSGAYRLTGCNAPPYADTAAFAKKIIETNPDRVVWATDWPHPCINVPMPRDADLLDLLADWAPDEAIRNKILVTNPAELYEFGPLL from the coding sequence ATGTCGGGAAAGATTTTGAAAGAAAACGGTTTCAGTGCGCTTTCCCGTCCCAGGCGACTTCCTGTCCAGATTGCCACACAGATCTCCCAGAAAATCAGGGACGGCGTTTTCCCGCCTGGCACCAAACTGCCCAGTGAAGCCCAGATTGCCGGGGAGTTTGGCGTCAGCCGGACGGCGGTGCGCGAAGCCATTGCCAGTCTGCGCCAGGACGGATACGTGGAGACCCAGCAGGGTAAAGGCGCCTTTGTCTCTCCGGATTTTGAATTCAAGGCGTTTAAGATCGATTCCAATGAGCTTGCAACCCTTGAAGATTTACGTTCGGTCATGGAGTTGAGAATTGAGATGGAGGTGGGCGGGGCGAACATGGCGGCCCGCAGGCGCACCCATGAACAGCTGTGTGAACTTTCGGGTGTCCTGAAAAAAATGAAACAAGCCATGGCGGCCGGAAAAGATTTTTCCGGCCACGAAGAAACGTTCCACCGGCTGGTGGCCCAGGCCACCCATAATAAACACTATTGTGATTTTATACAGTTTTTATCCCACCGCATCCGGACCAGCATGGCCTTTGAAACCCCTGAAATGTCAAAGGACCGCCGGACCGCCGGAAAGATTTTTCGGGAGTATGAAGAAATTTATGAGGCCATCCGGCTGGGCGATCCTGACAAAGCCCGGCGGGCAGCCTGGTATCATGTCCTGCGTTCTGCCGGCCGTCTTGGCCTCAGAGGTCTGCAGGGATGGGAGGAAAGCAGAATGACATTGATCTCGGACTCATTTATACCCACCTGTGCCGAAGCCGATCCAAATCCCGGCACCCCGAAACTTGTGGTGCCCCGGGGGGCATGTGACTGCCACGCCCATATTCTGGGGCCCCAAAGCCGCTATCCCTACACCCCGCACAGGTCCTATACCCCGCCGGACGCGCCGTTGACAAGTTACAAGGAGATGCTCTCCGCCCTGGGACTGGAACGGGCCGTCATTGTCCAGCCCTCGGTTTACGGGACAGACAACCGGGCCACCCTGGACGCCATCCGCCAGGGGGGCGAAAATTTTCGGGCGGTGGTGGTGGTGGATGAAAATATTGATGTGAAAGAGATGGAGCGCATGCACGAAATGGGGGCCCGGGGCGTTCGGATCAATCTGCTGTTTAAAAGCGGGATTGAGGTCTCTGATGTGAAAAAACTGGCTGAAAAAATTGCCCCCTTTGGCTGGCACCTGCAGATGCTGGTGGATGTCTCTGAGTTCTCGGAACTGGATACCCTGGCCAACCTGCCCGTGGATGTCGTTTTTGACCACATGGGTCATATGCCCGCCTCGTTGGGGGTGGACCATCCGGGATTCAAAAAAATGCTGGGGATTCTGGAACGGGGAAACGCCTGGGTCAAGGTGTCCGGTGCCTACCGGCTCACTGGCTGCAACGCGCCTCCCTACGCAGATACCGCCGCATTTGCAAAAAAGATCATAGAAACCAATCCGGACCGGGTGGTCTGGGCCACCGACTGGCCCCATCCCTGCATCAACGTGCCCATGCCCAGGGATGCTGATCTGCTGGACCTTCTGGCCGACTGGGCCCCGGATGAAGCGATCCGAAACAAGATTCTTGTAACAAACCCGGCCGAACTTTATGAATTCGGGCCACTTTTATAG
- a CDS encoding DctP family TRAP transporter solute-binding subunit gives MMMNATYKVGMMGISCWLAMALLWISTAVSGPVQLKLGFVTAANEKDPYFITADKFAELVAEYTGNRYEIKLFGSSQLGNDSALVKNLSMGAIDFGVVTNAPVGAFINPFMVLDLPFMFPSATVAHEVLDGPPGKMLLDKLSRLSIKGLAFSEGGFRHMINNVRPVNTPADLKSVKYRVMKTPVYIGMFKSLGANAVPMQWGEVFTAVQQKVVDGLEIPVPVIYANKYYEVAKYLSLTGHTYSPLVLMASGRTWKKIAPDDQVLFQKAAQEAAVYERAVIAGIIRDYLENLEKEGMVVNRIADKSAFQEGVKPMYKEFESKIGTDVLNTFLAARDKAAR, from the coding sequence ATGATGATGAACGCAACGTACAAAGTGGGAATGATGGGCATCAGCTGCTGGCTTGCAATGGCCCTCTTGTGGATCAGTACAGCGGTTTCCGGACCTGTCCAGCTCAAGCTGGGGTTTGTGACGGCTGCCAACGAAAAGGATCCTTACTTTATCACCGCCGACAAATTTGCCGAGCTGGTTGCCGAATATACCGGGAACAGATACGAGATCAAGCTGTTCGGCAGCAGTCAGCTGGGCAACGACTCCGCCCTGGTCAAAAATCTGAGTATGGGGGCCATTGACTTCGGTGTGGTGACCAATGCCCCGGTGGGTGCGTTTATCAACCCGTTCATGGTATTGGATCTGCCCTTTATGTTTCCTTCGGCCACCGTGGCCCATGAGGTGCTGGACGGACCGCCAGGCAAGATGCTGCTCGATAAGTTATCCAGGCTGTCCATCAAAGGACTGGCCTTTTCCGAAGGCGGGTTCCGACATATGATCAATAACGTCAGGCCGGTAAATACACCGGCAGATCTTAAAAGTGTTAAATACCGGGTCATGAAGACGCCGGTCTACATCGGCATGTTCAAAAGCCTGGGGGCCAATGCCGTTCCCATGCAATGGGGAGAGGTGTTCACCGCAGTCCAGCAGAAGGTGGTGGACGGCCTGGAAATCCCGGTGCCTGTCATCTACGCCAACAAGTATTACGAGGTCGCCAAGTATCTCTCCTTGACCGGGCACACATACTCTCCGCTGGTGTTGATGGCTTCCGGGCGAACCTGGAAAAAGATTGCACCCGATGATCAGGTACTGTTTCAGAAAGCGGCCCAGGAGGCGGCCGTCTATGAACGCGCCGTCATTGCCGGCATTATCCGGGATTACCTGGAGAATCTGGAAAAAGAGGGGATGGTGGTGAACCGGATTGCTGATAAAAGCGCGTTCCAGGAAGGGGTAAAACCCATGTACAAGGAGTTTGAAAGCAAGATCGGCACAGATGTGCTCAACACATTTCTGGCGGCCAGGGACAAGGCGGCTCGATAA
- a CDS encoding TRAP transporter small permease → MERVKNFLDRFLMAVLVTQGICLVLIIGVAVFFRYVMESALSWPEEVAQIIFVWYTLLGVVVLVGEDSHIAFDFMEQNSPPVVGMLLRIFSRLLVIVYGGIMAVFGWQYMMMFPDEVSPAAGINLGWLKISVPVAGVLLIFFVCFNLISAYAPKTKGGRS, encoded by the coding sequence ATGGAACGAGTGAAAAATTTTTTGGACCGTTTTTTAATGGCCGTTCTGGTTACCCAGGGCATCTGTCTGGTCCTGATCATCGGGGTCGCGGTCTTTTTTCGCTATGTCATGGAATCAGCCCTCTCCTGGCCCGAAGAGGTGGCCCAGATTATTTTTGTCTGGTACACCCTGCTCGGGGTCGTTGTGCTGGTGGGAGAGGATTCCCATATTGCCTTTGATTTCATGGAACAAAACAGCCCGCCCGTGGTTGGTATGCTGCTCCGCATCTTTTCACGGCTGCTGGTGATTGTTTACGGCGGAATCATGGCGGTCTTCGGCTGGCAATATATGATGATGTTTCCCGATGAGGTATCACCGGCCGCAGGAATTAACCTGGGCTGGCTGAAGATTTCCGTGCCCGTTGCCGGGGTTCTCCTGATCTTTTTTGTCTGTTTCAACCTGATCTCAGCGTACGCGCCCAAGACCAAAGGCGGCCGGTCATGA